A window of Pirellula sp. SH-Sr6A contains these coding sequences:
- a CDS encoding sulfatase encodes MISVIHWRNKLTLLLLSLAAMMGKGLSASDSDALSVTTPNILFVIADDWGAHASSYGTPWVTTPAFDRVVNEGLLFRHAYTPNAKCAPSRSILLTGRHSWQLEEAGNHLSFFPAKFKTWPEVLRDNGWQVGLTGKGWGPGVAKNAKGEDRQMIGKPFQRKTVRPIAKGVAPNDYAANFADFLDQTIADKPWCFWVGFQEPHRPYELGVGEAKAQKKLQDIDRVPSYWPDDSITRRDMLDYAMEVEYLDSHLMRILDELDRRQLAENTLVIVTSDHGMPFPRCKGYAYHDSNHVPLAIRWPQGIGTSHREIHDFVDFTDVAPTLLDLAGVNSNTAGMAPMSGRSWRNILESEGSGQVDPERTYALVGRERNDVGRPGDVGYPIRGIVTENYLYLRNFEPARWPAGNPETGYLDTDGSPTKTAILQRGRANRTDPFWQFCFGLRPAEELFDLQQDPDCVRNLAAIPDAQSTLIAMREQMEQKLSEQGDPRMRGQGDIFDRYPVTSGAGFYEQWSRGEKVSAGWVEPSDFEPTRER; translated from the coding sequence ATGATTTCCGTGATACATTGGCGAAACAAACTGACGCTCCTCCTCTTGTCGCTGGCCGCCATGATGGGGAAAGGACTCTCAGCGTCCGATTCCGACGCCCTCTCCGTCACCACGCCGAACATTCTCTTCGTGATCGCGGACGATTGGGGGGCCCATGCGAGCTCCTACGGTACACCTTGGGTTACCACTCCCGCGTTCGACCGCGTGGTCAACGAAGGGCTCCTCTTTCGCCATGCTTACACCCCCAACGCGAAGTGCGCTCCGTCGCGATCGATCCTTCTCACCGGACGCCATTCATGGCAACTGGAAGAAGCCGGGAACCATCTCTCCTTCTTCCCCGCCAAATTCAAAACTTGGCCCGAAGTCTTGCGGGACAACGGCTGGCAAGTTGGCTTGACCGGAAAAGGCTGGGGGCCTGGGGTGGCAAAAAATGCGAAGGGGGAAGACCGGCAAATGATTGGCAAGCCGTTTCAACGCAAGACAGTTCGCCCTATCGCAAAGGGGGTCGCTCCCAATGATTACGCAGCCAACTTTGCAGATTTCTTAGACCAAACGATCGCCGACAAACCATGGTGTTTTTGGGTCGGCTTTCAAGAACCCCATCGCCCTTATGAGCTGGGAGTCGGAGAAGCAAAAGCGCAAAAGAAACTCCAGGATATCGACCGTGTCCCCTCCTATTGGCCCGATGACTCGATAACACGACGCGATATGCTCGATTACGCCATGGAAGTCGAATACCTCGACTCCCACCTCATGCGAATCTTAGACGAATTGGATCGACGGCAACTCGCAGAAAATACCCTCGTCATTGTCACATCCGACCATGGCATGCCCTTTCCTCGTTGCAAGGGCTACGCCTACCACGATTCTAATCACGTCCCCTTAGCCATCCGCTGGCCTCAAGGGATTGGCACGTCCCATCGCGAGATTCATGACTTTGTCGACTTCACCGATGTTGCTCCCACTTTGCTCGATTTGGCTGGTGTGAATTCCAACACCGCAGGCATGGCTCCCATGTCAGGTCGATCCTGGCGCAATATTTTGGAAAGCGAGGGGAGTGGGCAAGTCGACCCCGAGCGAACTTATGCACTGGTCGGCCGCGAACGAAACGATGTGGGACGACCCGGAGACGTCGGTTACCCGATTCGCGGAATCGTCACGGAGAATTACCTCTACTTGCGAAATTTCGAACCTGCACGCTGGCCCGCTGGGAACCCGGAAACCGGTTACCTCGATACCGATGGTAGTCCCACCAAAACAGCTATTCTCCAGAGAGGTCGAGCGAATCGCACCGATCCTTTTTGGCAGTTCTGCTTCGGATTGCGTCCAGCCGAAGAACTCTTTGACCTCCAACAAGACCCCGATTGCGTTCGCAACTTGGCTGCGATTCCCGACGCGCAATCGACTTTGATCGCAATGCGAGAACAGATGGAACAGAAACTGAGTGAGCAAGGGGATCCTCGCATGCGAGGGCAAGGTGACATTTTTGATCGTTACCCCGTCACCAGTGGCGCCGGTTTCTACGAGCAATGGAGTCGGGGCGAAAAGGTTTCTGCAGGTTGGGTCGAGCCGTCCGATTTTGAGCCAACGCGCGAGCGGTGA
- a CDS encoding arylsulfatase, which yields MIGIAHPIVAKGLLAVGSILFVALSLPLHAAERPNIIWIMADDLGYGELGCYGQKVIQTPHIDRMAQEGLLFTHFYAGATVCAPSRSVLMTGQHHGRTRVRGNAGKTNPIAQSLRPDDITVAKVLQQAGYRTALAGKWGLGDIGDADAGLPRRQGFDHFFGYLNQVHAHNHYPEFLWRNEERVSLPNECVRVGDQGGGYATKAVAFADERILEEGLEFVKENANRPFFLYWSLVIPHANNERNRELKDGTEVPDFGAYADNDWKKQDKGQAAMVSLMDEYVGRMLQSLRELQIDEKTLVIFTSDNGPHNEANHDLTRFQPSGPFTGIKRSLTDGGIRVPCIAWWPKTIAAGTTSNHVAYFGDWMATAAELAQTELPSGRDSISFVPTLKGTGKQIKHEFLYWEFHEGGFRQAALYQGRWKGIRANGPNDPIRLFDTHTDIREQKNVADEHPEIAKKIGDFLSTARTESPDWQPQWKGNRP from the coding sequence ATGATCGGTATTGCTCATCCAATCGTCGCGAAGGGACTGCTCGCCGTCGGCTCGATTCTCTTCGTGGCTTTGTCTCTACCACTCCATGCCGCAGAGCGCCCCAACATAATTTGGATTATGGCGGATGACCTCGGCTATGGTGAACTGGGGTGTTACGGGCAGAAAGTCATCCAGACTCCTCACATCGATCGCATGGCCCAAGAAGGTCTGCTGTTTACCCATTTCTACGCAGGCGCGACGGTCTGCGCACCCTCCCGCAGCGTCTTAATGACTGGCCAACACCACGGTCGAACGCGTGTTCGGGGGAACGCTGGAAAAACAAACCCGATCGCTCAGTCCCTTCGCCCCGACGACATCACGGTCGCAAAAGTGCTTCAACAAGCAGGCTACAGAACAGCGCTTGCTGGCAAATGGGGGCTCGGCGATATCGGCGATGCCGATGCCGGGTTACCTCGCCGCCAAGGCTTCGACCATTTCTTCGGCTACCTCAATCAAGTCCATGCGCACAACCACTATCCCGAATTCCTCTGGCGCAATGAAGAACGTGTCTCACTCCCGAACGAATGCGTTCGAGTGGGTGACCAAGGTGGAGGGTACGCGACCAAAGCGGTTGCTTTCGCCGATGAACGAATCCTCGAGGAAGGGTTGGAGTTTGTGAAGGAGAATGCGAATCGTCCCTTCTTTCTCTACTGGAGTTTGGTGATTCCTCACGCCAATAACGAACGTAATCGGGAACTGAAAGACGGTACCGAGGTTCCGGACTTCGGTGCCTACGCGGACAATGATTGGAAGAAACAGGATAAGGGGCAAGCGGCGATGGTGTCCCTCATGGATGAATACGTCGGACGCATGCTCCAAAGCTTGCGAGAGTTGCAAATCGATGAAAAGACATTGGTCATCTTTACGAGCGACAACGGACCTCATAACGAGGCCAATCACGATTTGACTCGGTTCCAACCCTCCGGACCTTTCACCGGGATCAAACGAAGTCTCACCGATGGAGGGATCCGAGTTCCCTGCATCGCTTGGTGGCCGAAGACGATCGCAGCTGGAACCACGAGCAACCACGTTGCTTACTTCGGCGACTGGATGGCGACCGCCGCCGAACTAGCTCAAACCGAACTCCCCAGCGGCCGGGACTCGATTAGCTTCGTCCCCACGTTGAAGGGAACGGGCAAACAGATAAAACACGAGTTTCTCTATTGGGAGTTTCACGAAGGTGGGTTCCGTCAAGCAGCTCTCTATCAGGGGCGATGGAAAGGAATTCGCGCGAACGGCCCGAACGATCCCATCCGCTTATTCGATACCCATACCGATATTCGTGAACAAAAGAATGTTGCGGACGAACATCCGGAAATTGCGAAGAAGATCGGAGACTTCTTGAGTACGGCGAGAACCGAATCGCCTGATTGGCAGCCTCAGTGGAAAGGGAATCGACCATGA
- a CDS encoding sulfatase, translating into MTASTQRMVFFRMGIALAIALMGVGASFCNEVQRRPNVLFILTDDQRWDALGLAGHPHLKTPNIDRLGKEGIYFRNAFCTTSLCSPSRASILSGQYAHKHGVKDNFTDYPANLQSFPKRLQQSGYATAYIGKWHMGEEDDSPRPGFDWFVTHKGQGKYFDTEFNLNGLKREVLPGYYTHVVTDLAEQWLGKQDGSKPWCMMIGHKAPHSFYFPEKKYDGAFANVSVPYPDTAFQLSNKPTWIRERLYTWHGIYGPLFDWRKKFPDDSPAAVKDFEAMTRAYWGTLLSVDDSVGQLLQTLQKRGDLENTIVVYMSDNGILNGEHGMVDKRTPHEPSIRIVQLAKLPKRFLPGGPKTIDQQVLTIDLAPSLLELCEAPPLEDIDGRSWVPLLKQDDAPWRKSWLYYYNYEKQFPYTPNVRAVRTDRWKYARYPHGDGSPDRHLAELYDLKSDPEEKLNLVELPEYASVVREMKSELAHVMQDVGLGDGMDPMPIDEGVKQELPDQKIR; encoded by the coding sequence ATGACAGCGAGTACACAGCGAATGGTTTTCTTTCGCATGGGGATTGCACTGGCCATTGCTTTGATGGGTGTAGGTGCATCGTTTTGTAATGAAGTGCAGCGAAGGCCGAACGTCCTTTTTATATTGACCGATGACCAACGTTGGGATGCATTGGGGCTGGCCGGGCACCCTCATCTAAAGACGCCGAATATCGATCGGCTTGGAAAGGAAGGGATTTACTTTCGCAATGCCTTCTGCACGACGTCTCTCTGTTCACCGAGCCGCGCGAGTATCCTGAGCGGTCAGTACGCGCACAAGCATGGGGTGAAGGACAACTTCACGGATTACCCTGCTAATTTGCAGAGCTTTCCGAAACGGTTGCAGCAATCTGGTTATGCGACGGCTTACATCGGTAAATGGCATATGGGCGAGGAGGATGACTCGCCCCGCCCTGGGTTTGATTGGTTCGTCACCCACAAAGGGCAGGGCAAGTACTTCGACACCGAGTTCAATTTGAACGGTTTGAAGCGAGAGGTCCTCCCAGGCTATTACACCCATGTTGTCACCGACCTGGCGGAGCAATGGCTAGGAAAGCAGGACGGCAGTAAGCCGTGGTGCATGATGATCGGTCACAAAGCTCCACACAGCTTCTACTTCCCTGAAAAGAAGTACGACGGCGCGTTCGCCAACGTCTCCGTTCCCTATCCCGACACCGCTTTTCAATTGTCGAACAAACCGACTTGGATTCGCGAGCGACTTTATACTTGGCACGGCATTTATGGCCCCCTCTTCGACTGGCGGAAGAAGTTTCCTGATGATAGTCCTGCCGCGGTGAAAGACTTTGAAGCCATGACGCGCGCTTACTGGGGCACGCTCCTGTCGGTCGATGACAGCGTCGGGCAACTGCTGCAGACGCTTCAAAAGCGAGGCGATCTGGAAAATACCATTGTCGTGTATATGAGTGACAACGGGATCTTGAACGGTGAGCACGGGATGGTCGACAAGCGAACGCCGCATGAGCCGAGCATTCGCATCGTGCAGCTGGCCAAACTCCCCAAGCGATTCCTTCCAGGCGGACCCAAAACCATCGATCAGCAAGTTCTGACAATCGATTTGGCTCCCAGCCTGCTCGAACTGTGCGAGGCACCGCCCCTGGAGGATATCGATGGCCGTTCATGGGTCCCGTTGCTAAAGCAAGATGATGCACCCTGGAGGAAGTCTTGGCTCTACTACTACAACTACGAAAAGCAGTTCCCCTACACACCGAACGTTCGCGCCGTGCGCACCGACCGATGGAAGTATGCCCGTTACCCTCACGGTGATGGATCCCCCGACAGGCACCTCGCAGAGCTTTACGACTTGAAATCGGATCCAGAAGAAAAGCTAAATCTCGTCGAGTTGCCAGAATATGCCTCCGTTGTTCGAGAAATGAAGTCCGAATTGGCACATGTAATGCAGGACGTTGGTTTGGGCGATGGGATGGATCCCATGCCGATCGATGAAGGAGTGAAGCAGGAGCTTCCTGATCAAAAGATTCGCTAA
- the ffh gene encoding signal recognition particle protein — MFQSLQEGLQSAFQTLRGKGKLTESNMREGLAMVEKSMIEADVNVDVVHEFMDRVTNAAIGRRVIHSLRPHEELVKIVYEQLVELLGPVDNAIPLKRGAANSIMMCGLQGAGKTTTCGKLAQLIKEKGFKPFLVAADLQRPAAIEQLHVLGRQLNVGTFSKAGATDPVEVCQAGIAAAREAGADIIILDTAGRLAIDAELMDQLKRIDKAVQPQQVYLVVDGMTGQDAVNSAKAFNEALSLDGVIMTKLDGDARGGALLSVKAVTEVPIKFIGTGEHLDALEPFRPEGMASRILEMGDILEVAREAHRLIDEKERKALEERMSKGVFTLGDFRDMMQKLRKPGLMTKMLTLMPGMGEISKMMANTDSEREMRRLTGIVDAMTPEERKNPKVIDSSRRNRIAKGCGVQPNQISDLIKQFEMIGPMLQMATSGNVGDKMKMLNQMRGMMSQNPFNPMEGMKLKGSTGKRLTPKERDKLQKERERLLRKKKKS, encoded by the coding sequence ATGTTTCAGTCACTACAAGAAGGTCTCCAATCCGCCTTTCAAACTCTCCGTGGAAAAGGAAAACTGACCGAATCGAACATGCGCGAAGGGCTCGCCATGGTCGAAAAGTCGATGATTGAAGCCGACGTGAACGTCGATGTCGTTCACGAGTTCATGGACCGCGTTACCAACGCCGCCATCGGACGCCGCGTTATCCACTCCCTCCGCCCGCACGAAGAACTCGTCAAAATTGTTTACGAACAATTAGTGGAGCTTCTGGGGCCCGTCGACAACGCGATCCCCCTCAAGCGGGGTGCCGCCAATAGCATCATGATGTGCGGGCTCCAAGGAGCCGGGAAAACCACGACATGCGGTAAATTAGCTCAGCTGATCAAAGAGAAGGGGTTCAAGCCCTTCCTGGTGGCCGCGGACTTGCAACGCCCAGCCGCCATCGAACAACTCCACGTCTTGGGCCGCCAGCTAAACGTCGGAACCTTCAGCAAAGCCGGGGCCACCGATCCGGTGGAAGTCTGCCAGGCGGGGATCGCCGCAGCCCGCGAGGCGGGGGCGGACATCATCATCCTCGACACGGCGGGCCGGCTCGCCATCGACGCGGAATTGATGGACCAGCTCAAACGGATCGACAAAGCGGTCCAGCCCCAGCAAGTCTACTTGGTCGTCGACGGTATGACCGGACAGGACGCGGTGAACAGCGCGAAGGCCTTCAACGAAGCGCTTTCGCTCGACGGCGTCATCATGACGAAACTAGATGGTGATGCCCGCGGCGGTGCCTTGCTCAGCGTCAAAGCCGTCACCGAAGTCCCGATCAAATTCATCGGCACCGGTGAACACCTCGATGCCCTCGAGCCCTTCCGACCCGAGGGGATGGCGAGCCGAATCCTCGAGATGGGGGATATTCTCGAAGTCGCCCGCGAAGCGCACCGATTGATCGACGAAAAGGAACGCAAAGCGCTCGAGGAACGGATGTCCAAAGGGGTCTTCACCCTCGGCGATTTCCGCGACATGATGCAGAAACTGCGAAAACCTGGGCTGATGACCAAAATGCTCACCCTGATGCCGGGAATGGGTGAAATCTCGAAGATGATGGCGAACACCGACAGCGAACGAGAAATGCGTCGCTTGACCGGTATCGTCGACGCCATGACGCCCGAAGAACGAAAAAATCCCAAAGTGATCGACTCGTCCCGACGCAATCGAATCGCAAAAGGGTGCGGAGTCCAACCGAACCAAATTAGCGATCTGATCAAACAGTTCGAGATGATCGGACCGATGCTGCAGATGGCTACGTCCGGAAACGTCGGCGACAAAATGAAAATGCTCAATCAAATGCGGGGCATGATGTCGCAGAATCCGTTCAATCCCATGGAAGGAATGAAACTCAAAGGGAGTACCGGCAAACGCTTAACCCCCAAAGAGCGGGATAAACTTCAAAAAGAGCGAGAACGACTGCTCCGAAAGAAAAAGAAAAGCTAG